TCCACGACCTTCGCACCAAAGTCACTGGATTCGCCGACGGGCATGTGACATTCGTTGCAATTGTTCTGTGCAGTCGGCGGGTAGTAGAAGCTCCTTGAACCATGTCCGGATACTCCGCTCAATAGCCATGAGTCATAATGATTCTGTCCGCGCAGAAAGTCACGATAGTGGTTCAGTGCAAATGGCAAATGCACTTTGTGACAGGCGCCGCAGTATTCGGATGTCTTGTGAAGCGGCTTCAGGAATGTCTTCTTATGGAATGACGGTTTTGCTTTGACAAGCTGATTGTTCACCCATTGAAGTACCGGGTTCTCGCTGAATGCGAATGGGTAATGTTGAGGCTCTTCAATCGTGAAGTCAGCGTTACCAACATTGCTGTTGACATGAGTAATTGCGTGGCAAACGGTGCAGGTGATGCCGGACTTCGCCGTTTCGTGGTTCAGCATATCGAAGTTGGGATCGTCGAATGCTCCGCTGAAGAATGGCACAGGATCATGACATCCGGCGCAAAATCGTGATCCCTGAACATTTCCATCTCGCTGCATCCCGACTTCACGAGTTTCAGCAACCGATGCGAGATAAGCCGGGTTGTTGAAAGAACTGAACTTGTGAACGCTGTTCGCCCACTGGTCATGAGCGTCCTGATGGCACTTCATGCAGTAGTCATTCATATCCAGCGTCTTTGCCGGAATGAATTTGCCGGTCGCGGTCCGTGCGAGTGACGGTTCAAAGTACCTGGTACCTGTCTCTGGTCCGACAACATTCCAGTCGCGAGGATCCTGCGACTGCAGAATCACCATCCCTATGGCCGCGGCCCCGGCCAGACTGGCGAGCGCCAGTCCCGACTTCCATCGCATTCGCGGGCCGACAAGGCGATGCAGCCAGTAAAGCCATCCTGCCAGAACCGGACACGCCACATGCATCCAGTACACAGCATTTCGAGCTGTTGGATGTTTCAGGTCAAATACTCCGTCGATACGAAGGAGCAGAAATCCGGAAAGGAGCACGAGAAGACAAACGGCGAACAAGGCATACCCAATGCGAACCGTCCGACGAATCTTCCGATCCTTCGTATTCTGCATGTGGATGATGCCGAAGACCAGAAATGGTCCGACGATGCATAGACCGAGGACAATATGAACCAACAACATCAAAACGTAAAAGTAGTCCTGATATGTTTGACTGGTCCACCACTCCAGACAGGTCACCCCCGCAAGGTACGTGCTGTTTGCGCCGATCAACGCCAGCAGAGCCATCATCACGTAGAACAGAACTCGCAACCGAGGCCCGATTGCCGTTTTGACAACTCGCCTGGGAATGACCGCGCTGGACGCAGTGCCCTCTTCAGAGTCTGATGGAATGACAGCCATGGTTGTCTCAGTTTATCTGCGTCATGGATTGGTAATACAAGTATGAAGAATCATCACTTCTCGGCCCCCCGCTGGGCGACCGTCTGCCGCCTCACTCGGAATCATCTGCAACCGGCGCAAAAGTCGGGGCAACTGCCTGCGGTACATCACTGTACGTTCGAAAGTTGCCCCTTGTTTGCTGATTCACTCGCGGAACGGGTCATCAGACTTCAGGATATAACGGTAGTGAAACGCCGAAGAGCCTCTTCTACGTTAGCTCGGCTATTGAACGCGCTCAGGCGAAAATAGCCCTCTCCTGCAGCCCCGAATCCGCTTCCCGGCGTTCCTACCAGATGTCCCTTCTGCAACAACTTGTCAAAGAAGTCCCAGCTTGACAATCCGTCGGGAGTCTTGAGCCAGACGTAAGGGGCGTTAACTCCACCAAAAACGCGAATTCCCAGCGACTCAAGTCCATCGCGAAGCAACCTGGCATTGGTCATATAGAAATCAATCAGACCCTTCATCTGTTGACGGCCTTCATCGGAATAAGCCGCTGCCGCCCCTTTTTGAACAATGTAGCTCGCACCGTTGAATTTGGTCGAATGCCGTCGACTCCAGAGTTGATGGAGTGAAACTTCTGTACCGTCTGATGTTGTGGCAGTCAGTTGCTTCGGGATCACGGTCATGGCACATCGAACACCCGTGAAACCAATGTTCTTGCTGAAGCTGCGAAATTCAATCGCGCAATCCTTCGCACCTTCGATTTCAAAAATGCTGTGGGGAATCTCCGGGTCGGAGATGAAAGCTTCGTAGGCTGCGTCGAAGAGAATCAGAGATTTGTTCTCTCGCGCATAATCCACCCACCGCTGGAGCGATTCCTTGGTCGCCACCGTTCCTGTTGGATTATTCGGATAACACAGGTAGATGATGTCAACCTTTTCCGACGGCAGATCCGGGACGAAGTTGTTGTCTTCTGTCCCCGGCAGGTAAACGAGTCCCTCGTACCGACCGCTGGCGTCTGCATCACCCGTATGCCCTGCCATGACGTTGGTGTCGACGTAAACCGGATAGACCGGGTCTGCGACGGCAATTCGGTTATCCGGGCCGAGGATGTCCAGAACGTTGCCGGTATCACACTTCGAGCCGTCGGAGATAAAGATTTCCTCCGGCGTGATATCCACACCGCGAGCCTGAAAGTCGGATGCAGCGATTGGTTCACGGAGAAATGAATAGCCCTGTTCCGGACCGTAACCATGGAACGTGTCGCGGTTGGCCATTTCGTCCACGGCGTCGTGCATGGCTTGCACGATCGCTTGTGGCAGGGGCTCTGTAACGTCTCCAATACCGAGCCGAATGACCCTGGCGTCGGGGTTGCTTTTGGTGAACGCCGTGACACGCCGACCAATCTCAGGAAACAGGTAACCAGCCTTCAGCTTCAGGTAGTTCTCGTTAATTTGAAACATGAACCGTCGTTCTCACGTTTGTCGCCAATGAAACAATGCGCTGCTGCGCTTAATGCAATACGGGGTCGCATTGCCAGTCAGCGGCAAATCTTGTGGAGATCCGAAGCAGATTTCCACCCGAGTACGCAAGATTGGTGCAATTCCATCAACAAGGAATCACACGAGTGCGATTCGCTGGTTTCTAGCGGCCGACCAGCATTCCGAGGTATTCCTTGCCCATGGCGGTGTTGGCCGCCAGTGCATCCGCGGACGGAATCAGCATCAGGAGAACTTCTCCTGTTGTTGGAGGGTTGATGTCGGGAGACTTTCGGAAATCTGCCGGTAATGGCTGCGGATTGAAGTTGTTCCGGCGGGCCAGCCTGAGTGCGCGAGGCAGGTGCCATGCGGACGTCAGGATCCCGATTCTCTTGTCCGACGTACCAAACCGTTCCCCAAGTGTCTTCATTTCTTCCGATGTATTCCGACCACCAAGCTTTTCGATCGCAGATTCAGGGACTCCAAGTTTCTGAAGCACTTCTGCTGAAACATCGGATGGATCGACCCCTGAGGAATTCATGGATTCGATTCGCTTACCCGTGCAGATGAAGTTCTCTGTAATTCCCTGATGAAACAGCTGCGCTGCGAGAATCAATCGGTCACCTGAAGAGTTGCCCTGCATCCGGTTGTTACCGCCGATGGAACCTCCGCCCCCCAGCACGACGACAACGTGGAAAGGCTCTTCTTCCAGCGGGCTGATCGCAAGGAATGGCGATTCCAGAGAGTCGGCCACCCAGCCGGCGACAAATCCGCTTCCCGCGAATGTGACTGCCAGCCAGATCATAAAAATAAACATTGCTGATGCTTTTTCCCGGCGGGCGATTGCCACCGCACAGGCGAACAACAGGAGCATCCAGATGATCCCAACCGGCATTGCAATTGCCGTCGCAACTTTCTCGGCCGCCATTCGGCCTAGACTAATCCAGATGGTTGCCAGACTGACGCTCGTGATCACCACAAATCGGATTGCAATTGCATGAAGAGAAACGGAGTGCATAGTTTGCAACTTTGCTGCAGTGATCAACGCATGGCATG
This region of Planctomycetaceae bacterium genomic DNA includes:
- a CDS encoding LL-diaminopimelate aminotransferase translates to MFQINENYLKLKAGYLFPEIGRRVTAFTKSNPDARVIRLGIGDVTEPLPQAIVQAMHDAVDEMANRDTFHGYGPEQGYSFLREPIAASDFQARGVDITPEEIFISDGSKCDTGNVLDILGPDNRIAVADPVYPVYVDTNVMAGHTGDADASGRYEGLVYLPGTEDNNFVPDLPSEKVDIIYLCYPNNPTGTVATKESLQRWVDYARENKSLILFDAAYEAFISDPEIPHSIFEIEGAKDCAIEFRSFSKNIGFTGVRCAMTVIPKQLTATTSDGTEVSLHQLWSRRHSTKFNGASYIVQKGAAAAYSDEGRQQMKGLIDFYMTNARLLRDGLESLGIRVFGGVNAPYVWLKTPDGLSSWDFFDKLLQKGHLVGTPGSGFGAAGEGYFRLSAFNSRANVEEALRRFTTVIS
- a CDS encoding ElyC/SanA/YdcF family protein, translating into MHSVSLHAIAIRFVVITSVSLATIWISLGRMAAEKVATAIAMPVGIIWMLLLFACAVAIARREKASAMFIFMIWLAVTFAGSGFVAGWVADSLESPFLAISPLEEEPFHVVVVLGGGGSIGGNNRMQGNSSGDRLILAAQLFHQGITENFICTGKRIESMNSSGVDPSDVSAEVLQKLGVPESAIEKLGGRNTSEEMKTLGERFGTSDKRIGILTSAWHLPRALRLARRNNFNPQPLPADFRKSPDINPPTTGEVLLMLIPSADALAANTAMGKEYLGMLVGR